Proteins encoded within one genomic window of Synechococcus sp. PCC 7335:
- a CDS encoding ribonuclease HII codes for MNEAFSGRYAGVDEVGRGALFGPVVAAAVIVPDSAIASLVSAGVTDSKALSAKRRTQLAVEIRSLTAFGIGLSTVYEIDRINILQASLLAMRRAIFQLPWMPDKCLIDGNQRIFDLPIEQETIVRGDQSVLAIAAASILAKVWRDDLVSRLDRHYPGYDLVSNKGYGSANHRAGIARYGICRQHRQSFKGCQHKASDRKRLKIGHQEIGH; via the coding sequence GTGAATGAGGCCTTTTCAGGTAGATATGCAGGGGTGGACGAAGTGGGTAGAGGCGCTTTGTTTGGCCCGGTAGTTGCTGCAGCGGTGATTGTTCCAGATAGTGCGATCGCTTCTTTGGTATCAGCGGGTGTCACTGATAGTAAAGCCCTCTCTGCTAAGAGAAGAACTCAGCTTGCTGTCGAAATTAGATCCCTGACAGCTTTTGGTATTGGTCTATCCACTGTCTACGAAATCGATCGGATAAATATTCTACAGGCCTCACTCTTAGCAATGCGTCGCGCTATTTTCCAGCTACCGTGGATGCCTGATAAGTGCCTCATCGATGGTAATCAGCGAATCTTTGATTTACCAATAGAGCAAGAAACTATTGTCAGAGGCGATCAGTCTGTGCTGGCGATCGCAGCGGCCAGTATCTTGGCAAAAGTTTGGAGAGATGATCTAGTCAGTCGATTGGATCGACATTATCCTGGTTACGATCTTGTATCTAATAAAGGATACGGTAGCGCTAACCACCGAGCAGGCATTGCTCGGTATGGGATATGTAGACAGCACCGCCAATCATTTAAAGGCTGTCAGCATAAGGCATCCGACAGAAAGCGTTTGAAGATAGGGCATCAGGAGATAGGGCACTAA
- the pheA gene encoding prephenate dehydratase, which produces MIFIAHLGPAGTFSEMAAMAFANDFAPETATLKAYSTIAQAIYATVAGETQYCVVPIENSIGGGVTITLDTLWEVDDIHVQQAFTLPVQHALISEASSVDNIQTVYSHPQALAQCRDWLAKHLPKVNLVRASSTAEPLPKLKEDPSVGAIASPWGAKIYNLPVLAHPINDFTDNYTRFWILGRQPWTGGEFTSLAFSLLSNEPGALLKPLQLFSALNINMSRIESRPTKRSLGDYIFFVDVEANAKAQTMQTALEVLKLHTAQLKVFGSYNLKKLAQPK; this is translated from the coding sequence ATGATTTTCATTGCACACCTTGGACCAGCGGGTACTTTCTCGGAGATGGCGGCGATGGCCTTTGCCAACGACTTTGCCCCTGAGACTGCCACCTTGAAGGCCTATTCCACTATCGCACAGGCTATTTATGCCACGGTTGCAGGTGAAACTCAGTACTGTGTAGTACCGATCGAGAACTCTATCGGCGGTGGTGTCACCATTACGCTTGATACCCTTTGGGAAGTTGACGATATTCATGTACAACAGGCGTTTACATTACCCGTACAACATGCACTGATATCAGAGGCAAGCAGCGTCGATAATATTCAAACAGTTTACTCACACCCTCAAGCATTGGCACAATGCCGTGATTGGCTAGCAAAGCATTTACCGAAGGTGAATCTGGTCAGAGCAAGCTCGACGGCTGAGCCTTTACCAAAACTAAAGGAAGACCCGAGTGTGGGCGCGATCGCATCCCCTTGGGGCGCGAAGATCTACAATCTACCTGTCCTAGCTCATCCGATCAACGACTTCACTGACAACTACACCCGTTTCTGGATTTTAGGCAGACAGCCTTGGACTGGAGGAGAGTTCACTTCACTGGCTTTCAGCTTACTTAGCAATGAACCTGGCGCTTTACTCAAGCCTTTACAGCTTTTCTCAGCGCTCAATATCAACATGAGCCGAATTGAATCGCGTCCAACCAAGCGCTCACTTGGTGATTACATATTCTTTGTCGACGTAGAAGCTAATGCTAAAGCTCAGACGATGCAAACGGCCTTAGAAGTTCTAAAGCTGCACACCGCTCAGCTAAAGGTCTTTGGTAGTTACAATCTAAAAAAGTTAGCACAGCCCAAGTAG
- the rpsJ gene encoding 30S ribosomal protein S10, translated as MAATIQQQKIRIRLKAFDRRLLDTSCEKIVETANRTNATAVGPIPLPTKRKIYCVLRSPHVDKDSREHFETRTHRRIIDIYQPSSRTIDALMKLDLPAGVDIEVKL; from the coding sequence ATGGCCGCTACTATTCAACAGCAGAAGATCCGTATCCGTCTGAAAGCTTTCGACCGCCGACTGCTAGATACTTCTTGTGAAAAGATTGTCGAGACCGCTAACCGCACCAATGCAACCGCTGTTGGCCCTATCCCACTACCAACAAAGCGCAAGATCTACTGCGTTTTAAGATCTCCTCACGTAGATAAGGACTCTCGGGAGCACTTCGAAACCCGTACTCATCGGCGTATTATTGATATCTATCAACCCTCTTCTAGAACGATTGATGCCCTAATGAAGCTAGACTTACCTGCGGGTGTGGATATTGAGGTGAAGCTGTAG
- the tuf gene encoding elongation factor Tu, whose translation MARAKFERSKPHVNIGTIGHVDHGKTTLTAAITMALAAGGGAKAQKYDEIDAAPEEKARGITINTAHVEYETENRHYAHVDCPGHADYVKNMITGAAQMDGAILVVSAADGPMPQTREHILLAGQVGVPNIVVFLNKQDQVDDEELLELVELEVRELLSSYDFPGDDIPIATGSALKAVEKLIADPTTARGSDEWVDKIHTLMDEVDAYIPTPEREVDKPFLMAVEDVFSITGRGTVATGRIERGVVKVGETVELVGIRDTRNTTVTGVEMFQKTLDSGMAGDNVGVLLRGVQKEDIERGMVLAKPGSITPHTEFESEVYVLNKEEGGRHTPFFPGYKPQFYVRTTDVTGSIESFTADDGSAAEMVMPGDRIKMNVKLINPIAIEQGMRFAIREGGRTVGAGVVSKITK comes from the coding sequence ATGGCACGCGCAAAATTTGAAAGAAGTAAACCCCACGTTAATATTGGCACAATTGGCCACGTTGACCACGGCAAGACCACGCTAACTGCAGCAATCACAATGGCACTGGCAGCTGGCGGTGGTGCCAAAGCTCAGAAGTATGATGAAATTGACGCGGCTCCTGAAGAGAAAGCGCGTGGTATCACTATCAATACTGCTCACGTTGAGTACGAGACTGAAAATCGTCACTACGCTCACGTAGACTGCCCTGGCCACGCTGACTATGTGAAGAACATGATCACTGGCGCGGCGCAAATGGACGGCGCAATCTTGGTAGTGTCCGCAGCTGATGGCCCTATGCCTCAAACTCGGGAGCACATCCTGCTAGCAGGTCAAGTTGGCGTGCCCAACATTGTTGTATTTTTGAATAAGCAAGACCAGGTAGACGACGAAGAACTACTTGAGCTAGTTGAGCTAGAGGTGCGTGAGCTACTCAGTTCCTACGATTTTCCTGGCGATGATATCCCCATCGCCACCGGTTCCGCGCTGAAAGCCGTTGAGAAGCTGATTGCTGATCCAACGACTGCTCGTGGTTCTGATGAGTGGGTAGATAAGATTCACACTCTAATGGACGAAGTGGATGCCTATATTCCTACCCCGGAGCGCGAGGTTGATAAGCCCTTCTTGATGGCGGTTGAGGACGTTTTCTCGATTACAGGTCGTGGTACGGTGGCCACCGGTCGGATCGAGCGCGGCGTGGTCAAAGTCGGTGAGACTGTCGAGCTAGTGGGTATTCGTGATACGCGCAACACTACTGTGACTGGCGTAGAGATGTTCCAGAAGACGTTGGATTCTGGCATGGCAGGCGACAACGTAGGCGTTCTACTGCGTGGTGTGCAAAAAGAAGACATCGAACGGGGCATGGTGCTAGCTAAGCCAGGTTCGATTACACCTCATACTGAGTTCGAGTCTGAGGTCTATGTATTGAACAAAGAAGAGGGCGGTCGCCATACACCGTTCTTCCCAGGTTATAAGCCGCAGTTCTACGTGCGGACAACTGATGTAACAGGTTCTATTGAAAGCTTTACTGCTGACGATGGCAGTGCTGCTGAAATGGTAATGCCTGGTGATCGCATCAAAATGAATGTAAAGCTCATCAACCCAATCGCGATTGAGCAAGGCATGCGGTTCGCGATTCGTGAAGGTGGCCGAACTGTCGGTGCAGGCGTCGTTTCTAAAATCACCAAGTAA
- a CDS encoding aspartate-semialdehyde dehydrogenase, whose protein sequence is MFDSYNVAILGATGAVGSELLQLLEERSFPIKSLKLLASARSAGRQVIFKGEAITVEAVSKEAFDGVDIVLASAGGAISKRWAKDIVNAGALMIDNSSAFRMDDTVPLVVPEVNPEAAAAHQGIIANPNCTTILMSVAIWPLHQIQAIRRIVVATYQSASGAGARAMEEVKQQAKAILAGDTPPTESFPYPLAFNLFPHNTPLNEQGYCEEEMKMVNETRKIFSMPELRVSATCIRVPVLRAHSEAVNLEFEQPFDLERARKAIQSSSGVKLVEDWQANYFPMPIDASGVDDVLVGRIRQDISNPQGLELWLSGDQIRKGAALNAVQIAELVVAKQWMRSPVVV, encoded by the coding sequence TTGTTTGATTCTTATAACGTTGCTATTCTGGGCGCCACTGGCGCAGTTGGAAGCGAGCTACTTCAGCTGCTAGAAGAACGTAGTTTCCCAATCAAATCATTGAAGCTATTAGCTTCAGCACGTTCAGCAGGTCGCCAAGTTATCTTTAAAGGTGAGGCTATCACTGTCGAAGCGGTTAGCAAAGAAGCTTTTGATGGTGTAGATATTGTGCTTGCTTCTGCGGGTGGTGCTATCTCAAAGCGTTGGGCCAAAGATATCGTCAACGCAGGTGCATTGATGATTGATAATTCTAGTGCCTTTCGGATGGACGATACTGTTCCGTTAGTTGTTCCAGAAGTTAATCCAGAGGCTGCAGCAGCCCATCAGGGTATTATTGCTAATCCTAACTGCACTACGATTTTGATGAGTGTAGCTATCTGGCCTCTCCACCAAATTCAAGCTATCCGGCGTATTGTAGTTGCTACCTACCAATCAGCCAGTGGTGCAGGTGCTAGAGCCATGGAAGAGGTAAAGCAGCAAGCCAAGGCGATTCTAGCTGGAGACACCCCACCTACTGAGAGCTTTCCTTATCCACTTGCTTTTAATCTTTTTCCGCACAATACACCGCTCAATGAGCAGGGATATTGTGAAGAAGAGATGAAGATGGTCAATGAAACACGCAAGATCTTCAGTATGCCTGAACTTAGAGTTTCAGCTACCTGTATTCGGGTACCCGTCCTTAGAGCTCACTCAGAAGCTGTTAACTTAGAGTTTGAACAGCCATTTGATCTTGAAAGGGCTAGAAAAGCTATTCAGTCCTCATCCGGGGTAAAGTTAGTAGAAGACTGGCAGGCTAACTACTTTCCTATGCCGATCGATGCTAGTGGCGTAGACGATGTGTTAGTCGGTCGTATCCGTCAAGATATTTCTAATCCACAGGGTTTGGAGCTTTGGCTAAGTGGTGATCAAATTCGCAAAGGAGCGGCGCTAAATGCTGTTCAAATAGCAGAGCTAGTCGTTGCAAAGCAATGGATGCGATCACCTGTAGTGGTTTGA
- the tig gene encoding trigger factor: MKVTQENLPDSQVGLEIEVPAELSKQGYEKVLRDYMKSANIPGFRKGKVPRQILIQRIGAVQLKAAALEDMLQTVIEKAIKQEEIEALGNYQLQSDFESLVSSYTPGEPFVIKASVDVPPRVALSKYKDLSVKAEEVKPKDSRVDETIEGYRENLATLVPVEDRTAKEGDVTVVDFVGKAANESGELEEFEGGSAQDFQVEIKEGRFIPGFVEGIVGMKLEESKEVEVTFPEDYPQAELAGKPATFEITLKELKEKELPDLDDDFAEEVSEFETLEELRQSLEERYQEEAIATTDRNIEEALLNELVKHVEAEIPKSLVMREVDFIVTQTVMQLSRQGIDINQFLTKELVDNMRESSKPEAIERLRRTLALGEIAKQESIAVTDEEVTERTEEMMAEVDDPSQVDPERLNQVVNEDLLKEKILAWLKENSEIELVPEGSLAPEETPEDPSESADTDAESASVSAPETEEIDTEPIEAQAVEVEVVDD; this comes from the coding sequence ATGAAAGTTACCCAGGAAAATCTGCCCGATAGCCAAGTCGGACTAGAAATAGAAGTCCCCGCTGAGCTATCTAAGCAGGGATATGAAAAAGTGCTGCGCGACTATATGAAGTCAGCCAATATTCCTGGGTTTCGAAAAGGCAAAGTCCCTCGTCAAATTTTGATTCAACGAATTGGCGCTGTGCAGCTAAAAGCAGCTGCGCTAGAAGACATGCTCCAGACAGTCATTGAAAAAGCCATTAAGCAAGAAGAAATAGAGGCCTTAGGCAACTATCAACTGCAATCGGATTTTGAATCTCTAGTCAGTAGCTACACCCCTGGTGAGCCTTTTGTTATCAAAGCCTCTGTCGATGTACCGCCGCGAGTGGCTCTAAGTAAATACAAAGATCTTTCTGTGAAAGCCGAAGAAGTTAAACCGAAAGATAGTCGGGTCGATGAAACTATAGAGGGCTACCGTGAAAATCTGGCGACATTAGTTCCTGTCGAAGATAGAACTGCTAAAGAAGGGGATGTAACGGTCGTTGATTTTGTGGGAAAAGCTGCAAATGAATCAGGTGAACTAGAAGAATTTGAGGGGGGAAGCGCTCAAGATTTTCAAGTTGAGATCAAGGAAGGCCGCTTTATTCCTGGCTTTGTAGAGGGCATTGTCGGGATGAAACTAGAGGAGTCTAAGGAAGTAGAAGTCACCTTCCCAGAAGACTATCCTCAAGCAGAGCTGGCGGGCAAACCTGCAACCTTTGAAATCACACTTAAAGAACTCAAGGAAAAGGAGCTGCCTGATTTAGACGATGATTTCGCAGAGGAGGTCAGTGAATTTGAAACGCTCGAAGAATTACGTCAGTCTCTTGAAGAGCGCTATCAGGAAGAGGCGATCGCCACTACTGACAGGAATATTGAGGAAGCCCTTCTAAACGAGCTAGTTAAGCACGTTGAGGCCGAAATCCCTAAGTCTTTGGTCATGCGGGAGGTAGATTTCATTGTTACCCAAACCGTTATGCAGCTTAGCCGTCAGGGCATTGACATCAATCAGTTCTTAACGAAAGAGCTGGTTGATAACATGCGCGAGAGTTCCAAGCCAGAGGCAATCGAGCGCTTACGTCGAACCCTTGCACTCGGTGAGATTGCCAAGCAAGAATCAATTGCGGTGACTGACGAAGAAGTCACTGAGCGGACCGAAGAGATGATGGCTGAAGTAGATGATCCTAGTCAGGTTGATCCAGAGCGGTTGAATCAGGTTGTCAACGAAGATTTGCTAAAAGAAAAAATTCTAGCCTGGTTAAAGGAAAACTCAGAGATTGAATTGGTTCCTGAAGGTTCGCTAGCTCCGGAAGAAACGCCTGAAGACCCTTCAGAATCGGCTGATACTGATGCCGAAAGCGCCTCAGTATCAGCACCAGAAACAGAAGAAATAGATACAGAACCAATCGAAGCTCAAGCTGTAGAGGTTGAGGTAGTAGATGATTAG
- a CDS encoding ribonuclease J, which yields MSRRTISSQKSNTRLSNGSKETGKRQGAGALKIIPLGGLHEIGKNTCVFEYGDEIVLLDAGLSFPTEGMHGVNIVLPDITYLKENQHKIKGMIVTHGHEDHIGGIAFHLKQFNIPVIHGPRLAMALLQGKLEEAGVLNSTELHTVGPRDTVQFGKHFSAQYIRNTHSMADSFTMAIKTPVGTIIHSGDFKVDHTPVDGEFFDFQKIAEYGEEGVLCLISDSTNAEIPGNTPSERSVFPNLDREFSDAKGRLFVTTFASSVHRVSMLLELAQKHKRSVFVVGRSMLNVISHARNLGYIKCPDSLFKPLNQLKQCPNDQTMILTTGSQGEPMAALTRIANRSHRQIRIEQGDTVIFSSNPIPGNTISVVGTIDKLMQQGARVIYGKGKGLHVSGHGYQEDHKLMLALTRPKFFIPVHGEHRMLVKHAEMAQQLGVEPQNIAIVNNGDVVKVTPENIRVDGKVTAGIELVDASRTGIVERTVLKERQQLAEDGIITVSATVDGTGKLLGEPTINLRGVVTTRSQAQWESIIIPVVTKSVRTRWKEVLDDSNGERPRVNWDGLRSRIEEDTRRFVRRELPKQYPVTVLMLQHFDVASNPTISAGSDDDNGSAQPGRRRRSLSTASA from the coding sequence ATGAGTAGAAGAACCATCAGTAGTCAAAAGTCCAACACACGATTGTCAAATGGCTCGAAAGAGACCGGCAAAAGACAGGGTGCCGGCGCCTTGAAGATTATTCCTCTCGGTGGACTACACGAGATTGGAAAGAACACCTGCGTTTTTGAGTATGGTGACGAGATTGTTTTGCTAGATGCTGGCTTGTCTTTTCCGACAGAGGGCATGCATGGCGTCAATATTGTGCTTCCAGATATTACCTATCTAAAGGAGAACCAACACAAAATTAAAGGCATGATTGTCACTCACGGTCATGAGGATCATATCGGTGGGATTGCTTTTCATCTCAAGCAGTTCAACATTCCGGTTATTCATGGCCCGCGTTTAGCAATGGCTCTTTTGCAAGGGAAGCTTGAAGAAGCAGGCGTTCTGAATAGCACCGAACTTCATACGGTCGGACCGAGAGATACTGTCCAGTTTGGCAAACACTTTAGCGCCCAGTACATCCGCAACACCCACTCTATGGCGGATAGTTTCACAATGGCGATCAAGACGCCAGTAGGGACTATTATTCACAGCGGTGACTTCAAAGTTGACCATACGCCTGTGGATGGCGAATTCTTTGATTTTCAAAAGATTGCTGAATACGGCGAAGAAGGCGTGCTGTGCCTTATTAGCGACTCTACCAATGCAGAGATTCCTGGTAATACACCTTCAGAACGGTCTGTATTCCCTAATCTAGATAGGGAATTTAGCGATGCCAAAGGCCGTCTGTTCGTTACCACTTTTGCTTCTTCTGTGCATCGCGTAAGCATGCTGCTAGAACTTGCTCAAAAGCATAAGCGTTCAGTCTTTGTCGTAGGCCGCTCTATGCTAAACGTCATTTCACATGCTCGTAACTTGGGCTACATTAAATGTCCTGATAGCTTGTTCAAGCCTTTGAATCAGCTGAAGCAATGTCCAAATGACCAGACCATGATTCTTACCACTGGCTCACAGGGCGAACCGATGGCAGCCTTGACTAGAATCGCTAATCGTTCTCATCGACAAATCCGCATAGAGCAAGGCGATACGGTTATTTTTTCGTCTAATCCTATTCCAGGTAATACTATCAGCGTGGTCGGTACTATCGACAAGCTGATGCAGCAAGGGGCGCGTGTTATCTATGGAAAAGGCAAAGGGTTACACGTATCAGGGCATGGTTACCAGGAAGATCACAAGCTGATGCTGGCGCTGACTCGACCTAAGTTTTTCATTCCGGTGCATGGTGAGCACAGAATGCTAGTTAAGCACGCTGAGATGGCACAGCAGCTAGGCGTTGAGCCGCAGAATATCGCCATTGTGAACAACGGCGATGTGGTTAAAGTTACACCTGAAAACATCCGTGTAGATGGCAAAGTCACTGCTGGTATTGAGCTGGTAGATGCTTCTCGAACAGGTATTGTAGAGCGCACTGTTCTAAAAGAGCGTCAGCAGTTGGCTGAAGATGGCATCATCACAGTTTCAGCCACGGTAGATGGCACTGGCAAGCTGCTGGGCGAGCCGACTATTAACTTACGCGGGGTTGTCACGACGCGATCGCAAGCGCAGTGGGAAAGCATCATCATTCCGGTGGTCACTAAATCAGTTCGGACTCGGTGGAAGGAAGTTCTAGACGATTCAAACGGTGAACGTCCTCGGGTGAACTGGGATGGATTGCGATCGCGTATAGAAGAAGATACTCGTCGATTTGTTCGTCGCGAACTTCCCAAACAATACCCAGTAACCGTGCTTATGCTTCAGCACTTTGATGTGGCGAGTAATCCCACTATCAGCGCTGGTTCTGACGATGATAATGGTTCTGCGCAGCCGGGCAGACGTCGCCGCTCTTTATCCACTGCCTCTGCTTAG
- a CDS encoding DUF1997 domain-containing protein produces MVRFTACQAVTISVPEQPLPIETYLSEPQRLVTALVDKTQVEVLGPNLFRLKIRPLKFVGLTIQPVCDIEIWLEEQTVRLRSNQCHIEGYESFNQKFSMDMQGYLVSQSTSTGKKLRGQANLRVSVDLPSVATLMPRPILVRTGNGLLNSILITLKQRLMRQLITDYCNWATADVTSQSPGSPKHSFS; encoded by the coding sequence ATGGTTCGCTTCACTGCTTGTCAGGCAGTTACTATTTCAGTACCGGAGCAGCCGCTTCCTATAGAGACCTATCTAAGTGAACCACAGCGACTAGTCACAGCGCTGGTTGATAAGACACAGGTAGAAGTACTAGGTCCCAACTTGTTCCGGCTCAAGATCCGTCCGTTGAAGTTTGTTGGACTTACCATACAACCTGTGTGTGACATCGAAATTTGGCTAGAAGAACAAACCGTGCGGCTACGCTCAAATCAGTGTCATATTGAAGGATACGAATCATTCAACCAAAAGTTTTCAATGGATATGCAGGGCTACTTAGTCAGCCAATCGACAAGCACAGGTAAAAAGCTGCGCGGTCAGGCTAACCTGCGTGTGAGTGTTGATCTTCCTTCTGTGGCCACGCTGATGCCCCGTCCTATTCTTGTAAGAACAGGTAACGGTCTACTCAACAGTATCTTGATTACACTTAAACAGCGTCTAATGCGTCAGCTGATAACAGACTACTGCAACTGGGCAACGGCTGATGTGACTTCACAGTCGCCAGGCTCTCCCAAACATAGTTTTTCTTGA
- a CDS encoding LON peptidase substrate-binding domain-containing protein, whose amino-acid sequence MDFSSSVAVRELPLFPLPEMVLFPGRRLPLHIFEFRYRMLMNTILQGDRRFGVLMVDPATGEIAKVGCCAEVIHYQRMPDDRMKIMTLGQQRFRVLDYVRETPYRVGLVEWIEDEPVEENLEPLAEQVDRLLRDVVHLSAKLTSQDIDFPEDVPDLPLELSYWVASTLYGVSLEQQSLLEMQNTLARLEREAEILTSTRNNLAARTALKDVLE is encoded by the coding sequence ATGGATTTTTCCTCCTCAGTTGCCGTCCGAGAATTACCGCTCTTTCCGTTACCTGAGATGGTTCTATTTCCCGGTAGGCGGTTGCCCTTACATATTTTTGAGTTTCGCTATCGGATGCTGATGAACACCATTCTCCAAGGCGATCGCCGTTTTGGTGTACTGATGGTCGATCCGGCGACTGGAGAGATCGCCAAGGTAGGCTGTTGCGCAGAGGTAATTCATTATCAGCGCATGCCAGATGATCGTATGAAGATTATGACCCTAGGGCAACAGCGGTTTCGAGTGCTTGACTATGTACGAGAAACCCCCTATAGAGTTGGTCTGGTTGAATGGATAGAAGATGAGCCAGTAGAAGAGAATTTAGAGCCTTTAGCAGAACAAGTAGATCGACTTCTGCGAGACGTTGTTCACCTATCAGCAAAACTAACCAGCCAAGATATTGATTTTCCAGAAGATGTTCCAGACTTACCCTTAGAGCTTTCCTATTGGGTGGCAAGCACGCTCTATGGCGTCTCTCTAGAGCAGCAGTCTCTGTTAGAGATGCAAAATACGTTAGCTCGCTTAGAGCGTGAAGCTGAGATCCTAACCTCAACTCGCAATAACTTAGCGGCGCGCACAGCACTAAAGGACGTTCTAGAATAG
- the dapA gene encoding 4-hydroxy-tetrahydrodipicolinate synthase codes for MADTSVDTLASSSKRVPFFGRVVTAMVTPFHDSGEVNYPLTEKLANHLVDHGTDTVLVCGTTGESPSLTWDEEYALFQTVKQAVGSRAKVLAGTGSNSTQEAIEATRKAEKLGLDGSLQVVPYYNKPPQEGLYGHFEAIAQAAPDLPIMLYNVPGRTSCNLLPETAIKLSKLPNIIAIKEASGNLDQVSQLSRLSSAEFEIYSGDDSLTLPMLSVGAVGVVSVASHLVGDALQEMVKAFESGQVSQAAAIHLKLFPLFKALFATTSPIPLKVALDLQGWAIGNCRLPLSSGSAELRRDLADTLTQMSLLQPIA; via the coding sequence ATGGCTGATACCTCAGTTGATACACTAGCCTCTTCATCCAAAAGAGTTCCTTTTTTTGGAAGAGTCGTAACCGCGATGGTAACGCCCTTTCATGACAGTGGTGAAGTCAACTATCCGCTCACGGAAAAGCTGGCCAACCATCTGGTAGATCATGGCACAGATACGGTTTTAGTCTGTGGAACAACTGGCGAGTCGCCCTCACTGACTTGGGATGAGGAATACGCTCTGTTTCAAACGGTTAAGCAAGCTGTGGGTAGTAGAGCTAAAGTACTAGCAGGTACGGGCTCGAATAGTACGCAAGAAGCGATAGAAGCCACTCGAAAGGCCGAAAAGCTGGGACTAGATGGTTCATTGCAAGTGGTTCCCTACTACAACAAGCCACCACAGGAGGGCCTGTATGGCCACTTCGAAGCGATCGCCCAAGCGGCCCCTGATCTGCCGATCATGCTCTACAATGTGCCTGGACGCACAAGCTGCAATTTGCTCCCCGAAACAGCTATCAAACTGTCAAAGCTTCCCAACATCATCGCGATCAAAGAAGCTAGTGGGAACCTTGATCAAGTCAGTCAGCTCAGTCGACTGAGTTCCGCTGAATTTGAAATCTACTCTGGAGATGACTCTCTAACGTTGCCAATGCTCTCTGTAGGTGCTGTGGGCGTGGTGAGTGTTGCAAGTCATCTTGTTGGAGATGCCTTGCAAGAAATGGTTAAGGCATTTGAATCGGGACAGGTTAGTCAAGCAGCTGCTATTCATCTAAAGCTCTTTCCGCTGTTCAAGGCGTTGTTTGCGACCACTAGCCCAATTCCATTGAAAGTAGCTCTAGATTTGCAAGGTTGGGCAATTGGGAACTGTCGTTTACCGCTTTCGTCAGGCTCAGCCGAACTGCGTCGAGATCTCGCAGACACTTTGACCCAAATGAGCTTACTACAGCCCATTGCATAG